A part of Antennarius striatus isolate MH-2024 chromosome 21, ASM4005453v1, whole genome shotgun sequence genomic DNA contains:
- the arl3b gene encoding ADP-ribosylation factor-like protein 3: MGLLSILRKLKSTPDQEVRILLLGLDNGGKTTLLKQLASEDISHITPTQGFNIKSVQSQGVKLNVWDIGGQRKIRPYWRNYFENTDVLIYVIDSADRKRFEETGQELAELLAEEKLSGVPMLIFANKQDLLTAAPASEIAEGLNLHTIRDRMWQIQSCSALTGEGIQEGINWVCKSVNSKKK; this comes from the exons ATG GGATTGCTGTCCATTCTGCGTAAGCTAAAGAGCACACCGGACCAGGAGGTGAGGATACTGCTGCTGGGTCTGGATAACGGAGGGAAGACCACCCTGCTCAAGCAGCTGGCATCCGAGGACATCAGCCACATCACCCCCACGCAG GGATTCAACATCAAAAGCGTCCAGTCTCAGGGAGTTAAACTGAATGTTTGGGACATTGGGGGCCAGAGGAAGATCAGACCGTACTGGAGAAATTACTTTGAAAACACAGATGTGCTG ATTTATGTCATTGACAGCGCAGACAGGAAGAGATTTGAGGAAACTGGTCAg GAGCTGGCTGAGTTGCTGGCTGAAGAGAAGCTGAGCGGCGTTCCGATGCTAATCTTTGCAAACAAACAGGACCTCCTGACGGCCGCCCCCGCCTCTGAGATAGCAGAGGGTCTCAATCTGCACACCATTCGGGATCGCATGTGGCAGATCCAGTCCTGCTCCGCTCTCACCGGAGAGGGGATTCAG GAGGGCATCAACTGGGTCTGCAAGAGCGTCAACTCCAAGAAAAAGTAG